A stretch of Brevundimonas naejangsanensis DNA encodes these proteins:
- a CDS encoding ABC transporter permease: MKPRALDRKLGRDLWRMRWQVLAIALLIACGVSVAVMAFSAQRALEQAQADFYRETRFADVFAAAKRAPLARERDLAAIEGVTAVDARIVQSGLMDVPGLSRPAIARLISLPDDPRRCLNCVQLVAGRMPDPARMEEAVALRAFMDAAGVRLGDRLRATIGGRVVSFVIVGAVLSPEYVYVPAPESFMPDDAHQGVLWAPRRAVERATDMTGAFNAVALTVAPGVSRPGVLQEVDRVLAPYGGRAAYERTDQASHAFLTAELKELSISASVLPPVFLIVAAALVHLVVSRLVDAEREQIGLLKAFGYSDREAAANYVRMAAAIGTAGALGGGLIGGGFGAAIVDLYRDYFRFPELQVRFSWMAFIGATAVSIAAAMAGSLAAARRATALSPAVAMQPPRPASFRRGVLDDLFRDARIDQATRMIVRNLERFPVRAVLTTLGLAAGLVLLIGSLFLFDSLDRVVERSYFRSQRWSESVGFAEPRNVEAVNALARLPGVFAAEPVRVVAVRFRSGGREEMTRIVGLDPDAMLHRALGPSDRVAAPAGRGLVLDEALAARLSLKPGDRVWVEILDGRGGQALLPITGLARDYSGATAYMDRRALNRLMGEGDVASGAELLVAADARGAFYRAIEAAPQIVGSSSRDDTVAAWRAVMAKSFSTAILFYLGFAGAIAFGVAYNMCRISLAERVRDLATLRVLGFDPATCAYILLGELAVLALLAVPIGVLGGYGLSHGLVAAYSREDVRFPAIIAADSYGAAIGAYLIVVALAGGLAARRIWTFDLVAVLKTRE; encoded by the coding sequence GTGAAACCGCGCGCCCTGGACCGCAAGCTGGGGCGCGACCTATGGCGCATGCGCTGGCAGGTGCTGGCCATCGCTCTGCTGATCGCCTGCGGCGTGTCCGTGGCGGTGATGGCCTTCTCGGCCCAGCGCGCCCTGGAGCAGGCGCAGGCGGACTTCTATCGCGAGACCCGCTTCGCTGACGTCTTCGCCGCCGCCAAGCGGGCGCCGCTGGCGCGCGAACGGGACCTCGCGGCCATTGAAGGCGTGACCGCCGTCGATGCGCGCATCGTCCAGAGCGGCCTGATGGACGTGCCGGGCTTGTCGCGTCCGGCGATCGCGCGACTGATTTCCTTGCCGGACGATCCGCGACGCTGCCTGAACTGCGTGCAACTGGTCGCGGGGCGGATGCCCGATCCAGCTCGGATGGAGGAGGCAGTCGCGCTCAGGGCGTTCATGGACGCGGCGGGCGTCAGGCTGGGTGATCGGCTCAGGGCGACCATCGGCGGGCGCGTCGTGTCCTTCGTCATCGTGGGGGCCGTGCTGTCGCCAGAATACGTCTATGTGCCGGCGCCCGAGTCCTTCATGCCCGACGACGCGCACCAGGGCGTCCTGTGGGCGCCGCGTCGCGCGGTCGAGCGGGCGACCGACATGACGGGGGCGTTCAACGCCGTAGCGCTGACCGTGGCGCCCGGCGTCTCGCGGCCTGGGGTGCTGCAAGAGGTCGACCGGGTGCTGGCGCCCTATGGCGGACGCGCGGCCTACGAGCGGACGGATCAGGCGTCGCACGCCTTCCTGACGGCCGAACTGAAGGAGCTCTCCATCTCGGCTTCGGTTCTGCCGCCGGTCTTCCTGATCGTCGCGGCGGCGCTGGTGCATCTGGTCGTGTCGCGGCTGGTGGACGCCGAACGTGAACAGATCGGCCTGCTCAAGGCCTTCGGCTACAGCGACCGCGAGGCGGCCGCCAACTATGTCCGCATGGCCGCCGCCATCGGTACGGCGGGGGCGCTGGGCGGCGGGTTGATCGGCGGCGGGTTCGGCGCCGCCATCGTGGACCTCTATCGCGACTATTTCCGCTTTCCTGAACTGCAGGTGCGGTTCAGCTGGATGGCCTTCATCGGCGCGACGGCGGTCTCGATCGCGGCTGCGATGGCCGGGTCGCTGGCCGCGGCGAGGCGGGCGACCGCCCTATCGCCGGCCGTGGCCATGCAGCCGCCCCGGCCGGCATCCTTTCGACGGGGGGTTCTGGACGACCTGTTCCGCGATGCGCGGATCGATCAGGCCACCCGCATGATCGTGCGCAATCTGGAGCGGTTTCCTGTCCGCGCCGTCCTGACGACCCTGGGGCTGGCGGCGGGGCTGGTCCTGCTGATCGGATCGCTGTTCCTGTTCGACAGCCTCGACCGGGTGGTTGAGCGAAGTTACTTCCGCTCCCAGCGCTGGAGCGAATCCGTCGGCTTCGCGGAGCCGCGCAACGTCGAGGCGGTGAACGCGCTCGCGCGACTGCCCGGCGTTTTCGCCGCCGAGCCCGTTCGCGTCGTGGCGGTTCGGTTCAGGTCCGGCGGGCGCGAAGAGATGACGCGGATCGTGGGGCTGGACCCGGACGCCATGCTGCACCGGGCGCTCGGGCCGAGCGATCGCGTGGCGGCGCCGGCGGGACGGGGGCTGGTGCTCGACGAGGCGCTGGCGGCGCGGCTGTCGTTGAAGCCCGGCGACCGCGTCTGGGTCGAGATCCTCGACGGGCGAGGCGGCCAGGCCCTGTTGCCGATCACGGGCCTGGCCCGCGATTACAGCGGGGCGACGGCCTATATGGACCGCCGGGCGCTGAACCGGCTGATGGGCGAGGGCGATGTCGCCAGCGGGGCCGAGCTGCTGGTCGCCGCCGATGCGCGCGGGGCCTTTTATCGGGCGATCGAGGCCGCGCCCCAGATCGTCGGCTCGTCTTCGCGCGACGACACCGTCGCCGCCTGGCGAGCGGTCATGGCCAAGTCCTTCAGCACCGCGATCCTGTTCTACCTGGGCTTCGCCGGGGCCATCGCCTTCGGCGTCGCCTACAATATGTGCCGGATTTCCTTGGCCGAGCGAGTGCGCGATCTGGCCACCCTGCGGGTGCTGGGATTCGATCCGGCGACCTGCGCCTATATCCTGCTGGGCGAACTGGCCGTTCTGGCGCTGCTCGCTGTTCCGATCGGCGTGCTGGGCGGCTACGGCCTGTCTCACGGGCTGGTGGCCGCCTATTCGCGCGAGGACGTCCGCTTCCCCGCGATCATCGCCGCCGACAGCTACGGCGCGGCGATCGGGGCCTATCTGATCGTTGTCGCCCTGGCCGGGGGTCTGGCGGCGCGGCGCATATGGACGTTTGATCTGGTCGCTGTCCTCAAGACGCGGGAGTAG
- a CDS encoding ubiquinol-cytochrome C chaperone family protein, with amino-acid sequence MFKTLFRRQTQERHAQGLYALAVEQARQPDFYARLGVADRIDARFELYTLHVLLLFVRMKADGERGADLAQKVFDAYVSALDNVLRELGVGDVSVGKKMRKLGEALYGRMSAYEKALREGDHAGFQASIARNVFESENPADGAELTRYALESHDRLSRQATSAVEKAPDWAMIIA; translated from the coding sequence ATGTTCAAGACACTCTTCAGACGACAGACGCAAGAGCGGCATGCGCAGGGCCTTTACGCCCTGGCGGTCGAACAGGCGCGCCAGCCCGATTTCTACGCCCGCCTGGGCGTGGCCGACCGAATCGACGCGCGCTTCGAACTGTACACCCTGCATGTCCTGCTGCTGTTCGTGCGGATGAAGGCCGATGGCGAGCGCGGCGCCGACCTGGCTCAGAAGGTGTTTGACGCCTATGTCTCGGCGCTGGACAATGTGCTGCGTGAACTGGGCGTCGGCGACGTTTCGGTCGGCAAGAAGATGCGTAAGCTGGGCGAGGCGCTCTATGGCCGCATGAGCGCCTATGAGAAGGCGCTGCGCGAAGGCGACCACGCGGGCTTCCAGGCCTCGATCGCGCGCAACGTGTTCGAGAGCGAAAACCCCGCCGACGGGGCCGAACTGACCCGTTACGCGTTGGAATCGCATGACCGGCTGTCGCGCCAGGCGACTTCCGCCGTGGAAAAGGCGCCGGACTGGGCCATGATCATCGCATGA
- a CDS encoding HAD-IC family P-type ATPase has product MRLAALWLDGRRRDVEGALQDRAACALLEAAVRASAQRSNDPMDRALCEVAGLGIDAGEPIRVWPLAPERPAYIQLWRESDGFVAGAKGAPEAVFSLCGLGGDIKRRAAEAQEQMAGQGLRVLAVADWRGSSPLAAEPDVAGFRFLGLVAFEDPLRSEVPGALRVAQGAGISVAMITGDYPATARAIAGQAGIDLSAGVLTGAEIDALSPEALRERLRKVRVFARIRAEQKLALVEAFQAHGHVVAMTGDGVNDAPALEAAQIGIAMGKRGSDVAREAADLILLDDSFGAIVDGVVLGRRIYANLRRAMVYITAIHVPIAGLALAPLLIGWPPLLMPMHVVLLELVIDPVCALAFEAAPAEASAMKQPPRKPTEPLFGRRQIVGAALAGAVILVALLLLYGGASAVASTDEARGAAFTGLIVANLAFAFAASAVPGLGLLDRSRRPFWIICALALAVLCGVLAVPAWGELFGLTLPPPPLLALALLVGAGAGGMALRLSPHDRL; this is encoded by the coding sequence ATGCGACTGGCGGCGCTGTGGCTGGATGGCCGTCGCAGGGATGTCGAGGGGGCGCTTCAGGACAGGGCGGCCTGCGCGTTGCTGGAGGCGGCCGTGCGAGCCTCCGCCCAGCGGTCCAACGATCCGATGGACAGAGCGCTGTGCGAGGTCGCCGGCCTGGGGATTGACGCAGGAGAGCCCATTCGCGTCTGGCCTCTGGCCCCCGAACGGCCGGCTTACATCCAGCTGTGGCGCGAGAGCGACGGGTTTGTCGCGGGCGCCAAGGGCGCGCCCGAGGCGGTCTTCTCGCTCTGCGGCCTCGGGGGAGACATAAAGCGACGGGCGGCCGAAGCGCAGGAACAGATGGCGGGGCAGGGGCTGCGCGTGCTGGCGGTCGCCGACTGGCGCGGATCCAGCCCCTTGGCAGCAGAGCCCGACGTCGCCGGCTTTCGCTTTCTCGGCCTTGTCGCCTTCGAGGACCCCCTTCGATCGGAGGTCCCTGGAGCCCTGCGCGTCGCGCAGGGGGCCGGCATCTCGGTCGCCATGATCACTGGCGACTATCCCGCAACGGCTCGGGCCATAGCGGGCCAGGCGGGCATCGACCTGTCGGCCGGCGTCCTGACGGGAGCCGAGATTGACGCCTTGTCGCCGGAGGCGCTGCGCGAGCGGCTTCGAAAGGTGCGGGTCTTCGCCCGGATCCGCGCCGAACAGAAGCTCGCCCTGGTCGAAGCCTTTCAGGCCCACGGCCACGTCGTGGCCATGACCGGCGACGGGGTCAATGACGCCCCTGCGCTGGAGGCGGCCCAGATCGGCATCGCCATGGGGAAGCGAGGCTCCGACGTGGCGCGCGAGGCGGCGGATCTGATCCTTCTCGACGACAGCTTCGGCGCCATCGTCGACGGCGTGGTCCTGGGGCGTCGCATCTACGCCAATCTGAGGAGGGCTATGGTTTATATCACGGCCATTCACGTCCCCATCGCCGGACTGGCGCTGGCGCCGCTGCTCATCGGCTGGCCGCCTTTGCTAATGCCCATGCACGTCGTCTTGCTGGAACTGGTGATCGATCCCGTCTGCGCCCTGGCCTTTGAGGCAGCGCCGGCAGAAGCCTCCGCCATGAAACAGCCTCCGCGCAAGCCGACGGAGCCCCTGTTCGGGAGGCGCCAGATCGTCGGCGCAGCCCTGGCGGGGGCTGTCATTCTGGTCGCGCTGCTGCTGCTCTACGGCGGGGCGTCCGCCGTCGCCTCTACAGACGAGGCGCGCGGCGCGGCGTTCACCGGTCTTATCGTGGCCAATCTGGCCTTTGCTTTCGCCGCCTCGGCCGTCCCGGGCCTCGGCCTTCTGGATCGCTCACGGCGGCCTTTCTGGATCATCTGCGCATTGGCGCTCGCGGTTCTGTGCGGCGTGCTGGCGGTTCCGGCATGGGGTGAACTGTTCGGACTGACGCTTCCGCCGCCGCCCTTGCTCGCCCTCGCCCTGCTGGTCGGAGCGGGCGCCGGCGGCATGGCCCTCCGGCTTTCGCCGCATGACCGCCTCTAG
- a CDS encoding MerR family transcriptional regulator has product MAKSPNAFRTISETAEEVGAPQHVLRFWETKFDFIAPVKRAGGRRFYRPDDVMVLKAVRRLLHDEGLTIRGVQRLVQEQGLVRLTAYADPVAMLEIDSGERSEPTMETGANPGVSNRLETVLGELEAARARLEAVLRR; this is encoded by the coding sequence TTGGCCAAAAGCCCCAACGCCTTCCGCACCATTTCCGAAACCGCCGAGGAAGTCGGCGCCCCCCAGCATGTGCTGAGGTTCTGGGAGACGAAGTTCGACTTCATCGCGCCGGTGAAGCGGGCGGGGGGGCGGCGCTTCTATCGTCCGGACGACGTCATGGTGCTGAAGGCCGTGCGGCGGCTGCTGCACGACGAGGGGCTGACGATTCGCGGCGTCCAGCGGCTGGTGCAGGAGCAGGGCCTGGTCCGGCTGACGGCCTACGCCGATCCCGTCGCCATGCTGGAAATCGATTCGGGCGAGCGATCTGAACCGACGATGGAAACGGGGGCGAACCCGGGCGTCTCGAACCGCCTGGAAACGGTGCTGGGCGAACTGGAGGCGGCCAGGGCCCGATTGGAGGCCGTTCTGCGACGCTAA
- a CDS encoding beta-ketoacyl-ACP synthase III: MSVIRSVVTGVGSFLPEQVVTNEDLAKIVDTSDEWIIERTGIRQRHKARDDEPTSDLAVKAAERALADAGKTAADVDLIIVATTTPDQTFPATAAIVQRKLGAPVGIAFDVQAVCSGFVYALSVADGFVARGQAKCALVIGAEEMTKLMDWTDRTTCVLFGDGAGAFVLEPGEGQGTKADRGVLGFALRCEGAKSDMLYVDGGPATTGTVGHLRMLGNQVFRHAVVNIAEAITSAAEVAGVDIPEIDWFVPHQANQRIIKGVGDRLGLDEDKVISTVAMHANTSAASIPLAMDVAIKDGRIKKGDLVLVEAMGGGLTWGACAFRF, from the coding sequence GTGAGCGTCATTCGTAGCGTCGTCACCGGAGTGGGGTCGTTCCTGCCCGAGCAGGTCGTGACCAACGAGGATCTGGCCAAGATCGTCGACACCTCCGACGAATGGATCATCGAGCGCACCGGCATCCGCCAGCGCCACAAGGCCCGCGACGACGAGCCGACCAGCGACCTGGCGGTGAAGGCCGCCGAACGCGCCCTGGCCGATGCGGGCAAGACGGCGGCGGACGTCGATCTGATCATCGTCGCCACCACCACGCCGGACCAGACCTTCCCGGCCACGGCGGCCATCGTCCAGCGTAAGCTGGGCGCGCCGGTGGGCATCGCCTTCGACGTTCAGGCGGTCTGCTCGGGCTTCGTCTATGCGCTGAGCGTGGCCGACGGTTTCGTCGCCCGGGGCCAGGCCAAGTGCGCCCTGGTCATCGGCGCGGAGGAAATGACCAAGCTGATGGACTGGACGGACCGCACGACCTGCGTCCTGTTCGGCGACGGCGCCGGCGCCTTCGTGCTGGAGCCCGGCGAAGGGCAGGGGACCAAGGCAGATCGTGGCGTGCTGGGCTTCGCCCTGCGCTGCGAGGGCGCCAAGTCCGACATGCTCTACGTCGACGGCGGCCCGGCCACGACCGGCACGGTCGGCCATCTGCGGATGCTGGGCAATCAGGTGTTCCGCCACGCCGTGGTCAACATCGCCGAAGCGATCACGTCGGCGGCCGAGGTTGCCGGCGTCGATATCCCCGAGATCGACTGGTTCGTGCCGCACCAGGCCAATCAGCGGATCATCAAGGGCGTCGGCGACCGCCTGGGCCTGGACGAGGACAAGGTCATCTCGACCGTGGCCATGCACGCCAACACCTCGGCCGCCTCCATCCCGCTGGCGATGGACGTGGCCATCAAGGACGGGCGCATCAAGAAGGGCGATCTGGTCCTGGTCGAGGCCATGGGCGGCGGCCTGACGTGGGGAGCCTGCGCCTTCCGATTCTAG
- the plsX gene encoding phosphate acyltransferase PlsX produces the protein MASSTLISLDAMGGDHGPSVVVGGVKAYFSRYGGDGVRFLLHGDEAAIRAEMARCGLSDDVCQVRHTDKVVAMDEKPAQAMRRGKGSSLWNAIEAVKAGEAQAAVSAGNTGALMAISKLILRMAVDGLERPAIVASWPTKRGFTAVLDVGANIGSDARQLVEFAIMGEAFQSAVYGVERPTVGLLNVGSEDMKGHEEVREAHAVLRTDAVPVNYTGFVEGHDIAAGTVDVVVTDGFTGNIALKTAEGTARFISGLLKEALTSGPLAKLGALIAMPALKKMARRIDPSSVNGGPLLGLNGIVVKSHGGATAEGYGNAIRVAVELARSDYLTKVSANFARLAAAMDEPAPAVMGETQK, from the coding sequence TTGGCATCATCCACACTGATCTCGCTCGACGCCATGGGCGGGGACCACGGTCCCTCCGTCGTGGTCGGCGGCGTGAAGGCTTATTTCTCGCGCTATGGCGGCGACGGGGTCCGTTTCCTGCTGCACGGCGACGAGGCCGCGATCCGCGCCGAGATGGCGCGCTGCGGACTGTCGGATGATGTCTGCCAGGTCCGTCACACGGACAAGGTCGTCGCCATGGACGAAAAGCCCGCCCAGGCCATGCGCCGGGGCAAGGGCTCCAGCCTGTGGAACGCGATCGAGGCGGTGAAGGCGGGCGAGGCCCAGGCCGCCGTCTCGGCGGGCAACACCGGCGCCCTGATGGCGATCTCGAAACTGATCCTGCGCATGGCCGTCGACGGGCTGGAGCGCCCGGCCATCGTCGCCAGTTGGCCCACCAAGCGCGGCTTCACGGCCGTTCTGGACGTCGGCGCCAATATCGGCAGCGACGCGCGCCAACTGGTCGAGTTCGCCATCATGGGCGAGGCCTTCCAATCCGCCGTGTATGGCGTGGAGCGGCCGACGGTCGGCCTGCTGAACGTCGGCTCCGAAGACATGAAGGGCCATGAAGAGGTGCGCGAGGCCCACGCCGTGCTGCGCACCGACGCCGTGCCCGTGAATTATACCGGCTTCGTCGAGGGGCATGACATCGCCGCCGGGACGGTGGACGTGGTGGTGACCGACGGCTTCACCGGCAACATCGCCCTGAAGACGGCCGAGGGCACGGCCCGTTTCATCTCCGGCCTGCTGAAGGAGGCGCTGACCTCCGGCCCGCTCGCCAAGCTGGGCGCATTGATCGCCATGCCGGCCCTCAAGAAGATGGCGCGCCGGATCGATCCGAGCAGCGTCAACGGCGGACCCTTGCTGGGCCTGAACGGAATTGTCGTGAAAAGCCACGGCGGCGCCACGGCCGAGGGTTATGGAAACGCCATCCGCGTGGCTGTCGAACTGGCCCGCAGTGACTATCTGACCAAGGTCAGCGCCAATTTCGCGCGTCTGGCGGCCGCCATGGATGAGCCTGCGCCCGCCGTCATGGGAGAAACCCAAAAGTGA
- a CDS encoding YceD family protein, producing MTIPTLPFSDPVRLHQIGAGLSRHLEPDAEARVRIARALNLKSLDRFEADLEVTATVSGWRLTGRVAADAVQSCVLTLEPLPVHVDERFEINLVEASDTPPLEEGEIDLELDDDSPDVVENGQIDLGQYAVEQLALCLDPYPRKEGAVFEQPPEPGEISPFGVLRALKPDGSDKS from the coding sequence ATGACGATTCCCACCCTGCCTTTCAGCGACCCCGTCCGCCTGCACCAGATCGGAGCGGGCCTTTCCCGGCATCTGGAGCCGGACGCCGAGGCGCGCGTCCGCATCGCCCGGGCGCTGAACCTGAAGTCGCTGGATCGATTCGAGGCGGACCTGGAGGTCACGGCGACGGTGTCGGGCTGGCGGCTGACCGGCCGCGTCGCAGCCGATGCGGTCCAGTCCTGCGTTCTGACGCTGGAGCCCTTGCCGGTCCATGTCGACGAACGCTTCGAGATCAATCTGGTCGAGGCCTCGGACACGCCCCCGTTGGAAGAGGGCGAGATCGACCTGGAGCTGGACGATGATTCGCCCGACGTGGTGGAGAACGGCCAGATCGACCTGGGCCAGTACGCCGTGGAGCAGTTGGCCCTGTGCCTGGACCCCTATCCCCGCAAGGAAGGCGCGGTGTTCGAGCAGCCGCCCGAGCCCGGCGAGATCTCGCCTTTCGGCGTGCTGCGGGCGCTGAAGCCGGACGGCTCGGACAAGAGTTGA
- a CDS encoding efflux RND transporter periplasmic adaptor subunit: MAWLNRFSAKWPRWALGALVAATVVAVLGLLLAPHPVAVDVDVISRGPIADAVAAEGEARVHEAYLIAAPVAGRLERIDLHVGDRVVAGRTLVARIRPAAPDLLDARSRALAQASVSAATAALSSVQAQRDQAAAQARKAEGDLARVTTLAERGFASTQARDAAEAEARAARAAVRALTAQVDVRRSDLAAARAALVGPDAAGSGLVAVTAPASGYVTRVLQESARPVVAGAPLIEVSDQSGLEAAIEFLSQDAVKVREGMEAEVFDWGGPGAIPAVVRRVEPQGFTKVSALGVEEQRVVVVLQFKGDPETWSSLGPGYRLSGRVFLRRAPDAIKAPLGALVRDKGGWAVFKLVAGRARLTPVQVGALTDREAEVVKGLQSGETVIVFPSDQVRDGVRVRRRS, encoded by the coding sequence ATGGCTTGGCTGAACAGGTTCTCCGCAAAATGGCCGAGGTGGGCGCTGGGGGCCCTGGTCGCGGCGACGGTCGTGGCGGTGTTGGGCCTTCTGCTGGCGCCGCATCCCGTCGCGGTGGACGTGGACGTGATCAGTCGCGGCCCCATCGCCGACGCCGTCGCCGCCGAAGGCGAGGCCCGGGTGCACGAGGCCTATCTGATAGCGGCTCCTGTCGCCGGACGGCTGGAGCGGATCGATCTTCACGTCGGCGACCGGGTCGTGGCCGGCAGGACCCTGGTGGCCCGCATACGTCCCGCCGCGCCGGACCTGCTTGACGCTCGCTCGCGGGCTCTGGCGCAGGCGTCGGTCTCGGCGGCTACGGCGGCCCTTTCGTCGGTTCAGGCGCAGCGCGATCAGGCCGCCGCCCAGGCGCGCAAGGCCGAGGGCGATCTCGCCCGCGTCACCACGCTGGCCGAGCGCGGTTTCGCCTCGACCCAGGCGCGCGACGCCGCCGAAGCCGAGGCGCGAGCCGCCCGCGCGGCGGTGCGCGCCCTGACGGCGCAGGTGGACGTGCGCCGGTCTGACCTCGCCGCCGCCCGCGCCGCCCTGGTCGGTCCCGACGCCGCAGGAAGCGGCCTGGTCGCCGTCACGGCGCCGGCTTCCGGCTATGTCACCCGCGTCCTGCAGGAAAGCGCTCGGCCCGTCGTGGCCGGCGCGCCCCTGATCGAGGTCAGCGACCAGAGCGGGCTGGAGGCCGCGATCGAATTCCTGTCCCAGGACGCAGTGAAAGTCCGTGAAGGCATGGAGGCCGAGGTCTTCGACTGGGGCGGACCGGGGGCGATCCCGGCCGTCGTGCGGCGGGTCGAACCCCAGGGCTTCACCAAGGTGTCGGCGCTGGGCGTCGAGGAGCAACGCGTTGTCGTCGTATTGCAGTTCAAGGGTGATCCCGAGACCTGGTCATCGCTGGGGCCGGGGTACCGCCTCTCGGGCAGGGTCTTCCTGCGACGCGCGCCGGACGCGATCAAGGCGCCGCTGGGCGCGCTGGTGCGTGACAAGGGAGGGTGGGCTGTCTTCAAACTGGTGGCCGGGCGTGCGCGCCTGACGCCGGTCCAGGTCGGCGCGCTGACGGACCGTGAGGCCGAAGTCGTCAAGGGCCTTCAGTCTGGCGAGACGGTCATCGTCTTCCCGTCAGACCAGGTCCGCGACGGCGTGCGAGTCAGGCGGCGATCCTGA
- a CDS encoding integration host factor subunit alpha produces MAGHQTLTRADLCEAVHEEVGLSRQECSGLVERTLDLIVDSLEQGETVKLSGFGVFQVREKRARMGRNPKTGEPAAINPRRVISFRASQIMKSRVHDAVVET; encoded by the coding sequence GTGGCCGGACATCAGACCCTTACCCGGGCGGATTTGTGCGAAGCGGTCCATGAGGAGGTCGGGCTGTCCCGGCAGGAATGCTCCGGACTGGTCGAGCGCACTTTGGACCTGATCGTTGATTCCCTCGAGCAGGGGGAGACGGTCAAGCTATCGGGCTTCGGCGTCTTCCAGGTCCGCGAAAAACGCGCCCGCATGGGCCGCAACCCCAAGACCGGCGAACCGGCCGCCATCAACCCCCGCCGCGTCATCAGCTTCCGCGCCTCCCAGATCATGAAGAGCCGGGTGCACGACGCCGTCGTCGAGACCTGA
- the bamE gene encoding outer membrane protein assembly factor BamE domain-containing protein, with protein sequence MPRFTSLIIAASLAAAAGACAPVVATQGFQAVDAKPQDIEAGVDTRETVLAKLGTPSTTSTFETDSVWYYLTQTTQRYTYNKPQVSQRSVTEITFGEGGDKVASVRTLGLEDGRQIAMERRETPTRGRQLTILEQLLGNVGRGQLPRTEDEVPGQRRPD encoded by the coding sequence ATGCCCCGTTTTACGTCGCTCATCATCGCCGCCTCGCTCGCCGCCGCCGCGGGCGCCTGCGCCCCGGTCGTCGCCACCCAGGGGTTCCAGGCGGTGGACGCCAAGCCCCAGGATATCGAGGCCGGCGTCGACACCCGCGAGACCGTGCTGGCCAAGCTGGGCACGCCCTCGACGACCTCGACCTTCGAGACCGACAGCGTCTGGTACTACCTGACCCAGACGACGCAGCGCTACACCTATAACAAGCCCCAAGTGTCGCAGCGCTCGGTCACCGAGATCACCTTCGGCGAAGGCGGCGACAAGGTCGCCAGCGTGCGCACCCTGGGCCTGGAAGACGGCCGTCAGATCGCCATGGAGCGGCGCGAGACGCCGACCCGCGGCCGCCAGCTGACCATCCTCGAACAGCTGCTCGGCAACGTCGGCCGCGGCCAGCTGCCGCGCACCGAGGACGAAGTCCCCGGCCAGCGCCGCCCGGACTAA
- a CDS encoding ABC transporter ATP-binding protein produces the protein MFAVRGLCKVYATEAGEVHALRDVDLDIVKGETLVLLGPSGSGKSTFLNILGGLDVATSGSVRFRDMELTRASAGQVTAYRRASVGFIFQFFNLVPSLTARENVALITEIADDAMSPEEALALVGLSDRLDHFPAQLSGGQQQRVAVARAIAKRPALLLCDEPTGSLDSESGVQVLEAIQAVARDVGATTMIVSHNAGIAQMADRVIRFRDGAITDIVVNARKTAPREMSW, from the coding sequence GTGTTCGCGGTGCGGGGCCTGTGCAAGGTCTATGCGACCGAGGCGGGCGAGGTGCACGCGCTTCGGGACGTCGATTTGGACATCGTCAAGGGCGAAACCCTGGTGTTGCTCGGCCCGTCGGGGTCCGGAAAGTCGACCTTCCTCAACATCCTCGGCGGGCTGGACGTCGCCACATCGGGTTCTGTCCGCTTTCGCGACATGGAGCTGACGCGCGCGTCCGCGGGACAGGTCACAGCCTATCGCCGGGCATCGGTCGGCTTCATCTTCCAGTTCTTCAACCTGGTGCCCAGCCTGACGGCGCGCGAGAACGTCGCTCTGATCACCGAGATCGCCGACGACGCCATGAGCCCAGAGGAGGCGCTGGCCCTCGTCGGTCTGTCCGACCGGCTCGACCATTTCCCCGCCCAGCTTTCGGGGGGGCAGCAGCAGAGGGTGGCCGTGGCCCGGGCCATCGCCAAGCGGCCCGCGTTGCTGCTCTGCGACGAACCGACCGGCTCGCTGGACAGCGAAAGCGGCGTCCAGGTGCTGGAGGCGATCCAGGCAGTGGCCAGGGACGTCGGCGCCACCACCATGATCGTCTCGCACAACGCCGGAATCGCGCAGATGGCGGATCGGGTGATCCGGTTTCGTGATGGAGCGATCACCGACATCGTGGTCAACGCGCGCAAGACCGCGCCTCGGGAGATGAGCTGGTGA